From Zingiber officinale cultivar Zhangliang chromosome 5B, Zo_v1.1, whole genome shotgun sequence, the proteins below share one genomic window:
- the LOC121985938 gene encoding 3-ketoacyl-CoA synthase 17-like has protein sequence MMSNSNGRPWHFVVFFLSAIAFTLVHSPRLSEPPLLFLSCRPALLCLVWCSLVSLVAFLRCRPLPVFLLDYSCHKPEAESRGSYEMCEFFGRRNQRHSAESEAFMRAIYSKAGLGDETYMPPFVFHSDDLGNKLKCAVQEAEEGMFGAVQHLLAKTDTHPSQIDLVISACSMFSPAPSFSSMLVRRFGMKEGVKTFNLAGMGCSAGTVAFDLAAKVLRRRKGYGLIVVTESISLNWYFGDNRHMLVTNCIFRVGTAAALVSSDSAARGRAKMELVRSLRTHHGADDAAYNAAIQMEDEEGHVGVALTKDLVRVAGAGLKSHITALAPRVLPVSEMLCYAYHVAKLYLGGDQKAAMAHVPDFKRAFDHMCIHAGGKAVIDAVRRLMRFEEEVVEPARMCLHRFGNTSSSLVFYELAYFEAKRRIKKGDKVWMLAFGTGFKACSVVWRALKDSTMDSDNPWIHCIHRYPVYPPRRANPNETASPLPQKIID, from the exons ATGATGAGCAACAGCAATGGCAGGCCGTGGCATTTCGTCGTCTTCTTCCTCTCAGCCATAGCCTTCACCCTCGTCCATTCTCCTCGCCTCTCCGAACCGCCTCTCCTCTTCCTGTCCTGCCGCCCTGCGCTCCTCTGCCTCGTCTGGTGCTCTCTCGTTTCCCTCGTCGCCTTCCTCCGATGCCGCCCCCTCCCCGTCTTCCTCCTAGACTACAGCTGCCACAAGCCCGAGGCCGAGTCCCGCGGCAGCTACGAGATGTGCGAGTTCTTCGGCCGCCGCAACCAGCGGCACTCGGCGGAGAGCGAGGCGTTCATGCGCGCCATCTACAGCAAGGCCGGCCTCGGGGACGAGACCTACATGCCGCCTTTCGTGTTCCACTCCGACGACCTCGGCAACAAGCTGAAGTGCGCCGTCCAGGAGGCGGAGGAGGGGATGTTCGGCGCCGTCCAGCACCTGCTCGCCAAGACCGATACCCATCCCTCCCAGATTGATCTCGTCATCTCCGCCTGCAGCATGTTCAGCCCCGCGCCGTCCTTTTCCTCCATGCTCGTCCGCCGCTTCGGGATGAAGGAGGGGGTGAAGACGTTCAACTTGGCCGGGATGGGGTGTAGCGCCGGCACCGTGGCGTTTGATCTCGCGGCGAAGGTGCTACGGCGGAGAAAGGGCTACGGCCTCATCGTCGTCACCGAGAGCATCAGCCTCAATTG GTACTTCGGCGACAACCGGCACATGCTGGTGACCAACTGCATCTTCCGCGTGGGCACGGCGGCGGCGCTGGTGAGCAGCGACTCGGCGGCGCGAGGCCGGGCCAAGATGGAGCTGGTACGGTCGCTGCGGACGCACCACGGCGCCGACGACGCGGCCTACAACGCTGCCATTCAGATGGAAGACGAGGAAGGCCACGTGGGCGTCGCCCTCACCAAGGACCTCGTCCGCGTCGCCGGCGCCGGCCTCAAGTCCCACATCACCGCCCTCGCTCCCCGCGTGCTGCCGGTGTCGGAGATGCTTTGCTACGCCTACCACGTGGCCAAGCTGTACCTGGGCGGCGACCAGAAGGCGGCGATGGCGCACGTGCCGGACTTCAAACGCGCGTTCGACCACATGTGCATCCACGCCGGCGGGAAGGCCGTGATCGACGCCGTCAGGCGCTTGATGAG GTTCGAAGAGGAGGTGGTGGAACCGGCAAGAATGTGCTTGCATCGGTTCGGCAATACATCGAGCAGTTTAGTGTTCTACGAGTTGGCCTATTTCGAGGCGAAGAGGAGGATAAAGAAAGGAGACAAAGTGTGGATGTTAGCGTTTGGGACAGGGTTTAAGGCGTGTAGCGTCGTATGGCGAGCACTAAAAGACTCGACCATGGACTCGGACAACCCTTGGATCCACTGCATCCATCGCTATCCGGTCTACCCTCCTCGTCGTGCCAACCCTAACGAAACTGCGTCTCCCCTCCCCCAAAAAATAATCGATTAG